AGCTTGTCGCGCCAGCTCATGTAGGACTCCTAAAACGCAGTTTCCGGAAAGCTAAAATGCAAACCGCCCGCATGAGGCGGGCGGCAAGGTTGGCCGAATGGCAGCGTCAGGAACTGGTCGGGGAATAGTAGCCCTGCTGCACCGTCAGTTTGACGCCGTCGTTTTTCACCGGCACGGCCTTCGCGCCAGACGGCATGTTCTCGAACACGACCTTGACTGCGGCATCCTTGGTGACTACCTGGCTGCCTCCGCCAGCCGGCAAGGCGCTCGGGCGCGCCGGCGGGGCGGCGGACTGCCGTGTCGGGACACCGTAACGCCCGGCAGAAGGTCCGCCATCCGACGAGGAAATCGCATTGCCGATGGCACTCGCGGCGTCCCGCATCCAGGACAGCTTGTCGGCGATCCAGTCGAACACCTGGCCGACATAGGCTTTCAGCGGCTCGAGCGCCTGAATCATCCAGCCCAGCGGCGTGAAGTTGAGGAAGGCAAACTTCAGCAGCTCGAAGCCTGCGGCGAACACTCCCTTGATCCAGTCCCACGCCGCCTGCAGGTAGGGCGACAAGGGCGCAATCGCCTGGATCATCCAGCCGAGCGGGGTGAAGTTCAGGAACAGCGTCTTGAGCGCATCGAAGGTGGCGCCCCAGTCGCCACGGAACACGCCGAGCAGGTCGCCCACCCAGGACACGACTTTGTCCCAGTTCATGTAGAGCGCGACCGCAGCAGCGGCGATCGCAGCAAGCGCGGCGACCGCCCAGCCGACTGGCGTGGCGTACAGCGCCACGCCGAGGGACCACACCGCACCAGTGAGGCTGACTAGCGCCATCAGCAGCGGCCCGGCAAGCACCGCGCCGACGGCGATCATCAGGTTCTTCCAGCCGCCGAGCATGTCCTTGAGCTCGACCACGAATTCGGCAAACTGCTGACCGGCTTCCCAGATGCCGACGAAGGCTTCCTTCATCCGCGTCCCGACGTCTTCGGCCCAAGCCTGCAACGTGCCGTTGGCCGCCATCGTGTCGACCTTGGCGAGGAAGCCCTGCAGCTTGTCCTTGAGCCAGTCGAAGACGCCGGCCTTCATCACCATCATCTGGAAGCGGGCCCATTGATCCTTGAGGTTGGACACCATGCCGGACCAGGTTTTCGACATGCGGTCCATGGCCCCGCTGTACTTCTCGTTCCAGATGCTGTTGAGCGTTTCTCGGATCTGGTCGCGGTTCTCGGATCCGGCCTTGGCTTTGCGTTGTTTCCCGTTCTTGTCGGTGTACTCATAGACGAACGACTTGCCGACCTTGCTCGCCTTGATGCCGAACTCCTTGAGGCGTTCGTTTTCGCCTGTCACGGCATCGGCGATCGCCTCGACGGCTTGCATCACCGGCTTGCTCATCGCCGCAGCGGTATCGCCCAAGGTCCTGAGCTGGTCGCCCTTGATCGGGTCGATCCCATAGGCCCTGAGCTTCACAAATGAGTCGGTCACCTCGGCGAGTTCATAAGGCGTTTTTGCCGCGAAGTCGCTGACCCAGTCCATGGACTTGGCCGCCTTGGCTTGGGTGCCCTCTAGTGTTTCGAGGACCGACTCGAAACGCTCAAACTCCGACGCCGTATTGACCATCCCACCGACTATCCCGCCAGCGACTACAGCTGCCACGCCTCCAGCAGCGGCATAGCGACCCAGCACGCCGACCGTATCGCCGACAGCGTCCTTTACTCTCCCAACCGATTCGGCGACTCGGCCAAGGCCCATCTCCTTGCCGAGCTCTTTCAGCCCCTTGGCGGCACGGCTGATGTAGGCGTTCGCCTTGAGACCGGCGAAGGCCTTGTTGATGTCACGCAGCCTGGCCGTCGCCTTGTCGACGACGCCGACCTCGATCTGCGCGCGTGCTTGTGCAGTCATGACTGACTCTCTTTCAACTTTTCACTGAGCGATAGAGCGCGGTCATGCCAGAACTCGAGCAGGTCGAGGGGCATGTCGAGCACGGTCGGCGCCAGCGCCGGGAACCAGTGGCACACCTCTTCTACGAGGCGTTCCCAGTCGTCCGGCCAGGCGCGGAAAAACCCATGATGATGGCGCCCACCTGGGTGAGGTCGGACTGGCTCATCTCGGCCAGCGCCGGGCGCGAATGGCCGGTGATGCGGCTCGCCACGGTGAGCACGGTGTCGACGTCGAACACGAGGTTGCCGCCCAGGTCGATTTCCATCTTGCAGCCGCGCCAGTCGCCGGCAACCGGCTTGCGTAGTTTCAGCTCGGTGATCGGTTCGCCCTTGCCGAAGGCGATCGGCTCTTCCAGTTCGTAGACTTCCACGGTGGTCTCCCTTGAATGAGAAACGCCGCCCGAAGGCGGCGCGGTTTACTTGATTTCCTGCCCCTGCTGCCGGCTTTCCCAGCGCACCGGCAGGTTGCCTTCGTCGGTGTTGCCGGTGCCCTCGGCGGCGTACCACGCCTCGGCCAGGCTGATCACCTTGCCGTTGGCGAGTTCGAGCGTGACGGTGACGCCCTCGCCGGTGACCAGCTTGTCGAGGTCGAGGCCGCGGTTGTCGGTGATCTCGCCCTCGATGAAGGCGACCTGCGGCGTTTCCTTGTAGCCGTGCACGCTGTCGGCGCCGACGATCGCCTCGCGCTTGGGGCGGCCGAGGTTGTAGGTGAAGTTGCCCTTGGCGTCGTACTGCACGCCGTCCTGTTTGACGTAGATGATGCCGCCGCGGCGGTCTTGCTTTGCCATCTGGCTGTCCTTTCAGTGCCTCGCCCGGCGCGGTGGCCGGGCGGCGCGGTTAGCGGATGAACATCACCTTGTTGGCGATCACCATCAGCTGGTTGACGAGGTCCGGCACCATCAGGATGTCGAGGCGGTCCGGGTCGGCGCTGTTGCGTTCCGCGAAGGTGTCGTCGCGGAACTGCTCGAGGTTTTCCACCAGCGCCGCGTCCTGCCACACTTGGAAGCGAGCGACGGCTTCGGCCTTGAGGCCGAGCGGCGTCAGGATCGGCTGACCGGCGCCGAACTTGTTGCCGTCGTCGCCCACTTTGTGGCGCGGGTACTTGCGCGTGATGTAGCTGCGCCAGTCGTAGCGCAGGAAACCCAGCGTCAACGGGATGTTGATGTTGAGGTAGCTGGGGTCCTCGCCGCCGAACGCGTTGACCTGGTAGGTGGTGATCAGGCGCTCGATCACGACGTTGCCGCCGGCGTCGACCATCAGTGTCGACACGCCGTCGAACAGGTGCAGGTTGCGTTCGGCGCGCGTCAGGCGGTCCTTCTCGGCCGGCGCCAGGATGTCCTTGAGCACTAGCGTGGTGAACGGCCGCGCCGGGTCGATCGCGGCGTAGAACGCCACGTTGGCCGCGACCGCCGCCGCGACTTCCATCGGCTGGTTTGGAAACTTCGGCGCACCGGCAAGGCAGAGGAACGGGCTGTTGCGGCTGTTGCCGATCGTGTTGATCGCTGCGTGCGTGCCGGCCGCGGCGACGAACACCATACCCTCGATCTGGCGCAGCGGGCCCCAACGATCGGCGAGCTCGGTTTCCAGCGCGGCGAGGCTGGCCGCATCGGTGTACGGCATCAGGATCACGTGGTACTGGATGTCGCCGAGCGCCGCGAGCGCACTGGTCAGCACCGGGTTGGCCGTGCCGTTGGCGAACGGGACGATTACCACGGTGACGCCGGCCGGCAGCGCCTCTTCGGTGGCGCGGTAGTTGACACGCACGTCGCAGTCGTTGCCGACGAGGCCCTTGTTGCGGGCCGTCAGCGTTACGACCGCGCCGACGGCGCCAGCGGTCACCGTCAGGCCGGTCGCGGCATTGATTGCCGCCGCGGCCTTGGTGGCGATCGCGCTGGCCGTGTCGTTCAGCGCCACGGCCACGCGCACCAGTTGGCCGCCGATATACAGCGACAGCGTGCCGGCCGCTGTAGCGGTGCCGGTAATGGTGATCGTGGCGGTGGCCGCCACGGCCGCGCCGTCATCGTTGAGCGCGATCAGCCAGGTTTCGGCCGTGTCGTTGTTGGCAAACCACTTCTTCGCCATGGCGTCGAGCTGTGAGCCGGCGCCGGCCAGCGCCGCCACCTGGGCGGCATTGGTCACCGGCGTGGGCACGTTGGCCGCCACCGTGCCGGCGGCGAGCTTCTGGCCGATCAGCAGCGTGCGATACGGCATCTGCGCCAGGCCTCTCACCGCGTTGCTGTTGTCGAACTCGGTGTAGCTGCCCGGCGTGCGCAGGTTCTTGGGGATGTTGTTGAAGCCGATGGTCATTTCGCGGCCCCTTTCTTGGCGGGTTCGGCCTGTTCGGCGATCACCACGTCGCCGTCATTGAGGCGGCGCTGCCAGTGGCTGTTGAGTTCGACTTCGACGCCGTCGTCCGGCAAGGGCGACAGCGTCACGGGGTCGAGGACCCGCAAGCCCGGCGAGGCGGGCTTGAGGACGACGGTGGTCATGGGGTTGGCTCCGGGTTGAGTGGGATGTGGTCGGTAGCGTCGATGCGACCGTCTTTCGGTGCGAGGTCCCAACGGGTATCGGCCGCGCTGATCTCTTGCGGGGAGGTGGCCTCGCTGTTGAGATCGGCCCGGCCGACGTAGTCGCTCGGGCTCTCGTACCAGACGCCGCGCCAGCTCTGGCGATACACGGCGATTTGCCGCTCGCCGGCGCCGAAGACCTCGGTCGCGAGATCGGCCGGCAACAGGTCGTCGGCCAGCTCGCCGTCGAGCGTGGGGCTGGCGTAGACCAGCTGCTCGACCTGCCGCAACAGGGTCTCGGCCTGCTCGTCGGCGGCGTCACAGGCGGCGACACAGATCTCGGTGAAGATGTCCGCGTTGTGCCGCACGGTGAGTGGCGCTTCGTTGACCTTCTCCGAGCGGCGGCCATCGGTGTAGACCAGCACGCAGGGCAGGCGCGCGTCGTGCAGCGGGTAGAAGCGCGTGCCGTAAACGCGCACGCCTGCGGCGGTGCGACCACGCAGCAGCGCGATCAGCGCGGCGCGCACGTCGGTGAGCTGGTGCGTCATCGCAGCCTCCGCAGTTGCAGCACGGTCAGCCCGGAGCCGTCCGGCTCGACGTTGATCACCTCGTACTCGACACCGCGCACGGTGACGGGCATGTCGTGGGCGTCGGCCGGGAGATCGGCGGTCTTGACGTACAGCACCGGGTTCCGGCTTTCGAACTCGACGCCCAAGAGGCTGGCCGCCTGGTGGCCGTTGTCGAAGATGGCCTTGAGCGGGCCGACTCCGAGGCTGACCGTCTCACCAAAGTCGGCGAAGAACGGGGTCAGGTCCTCGGTGAACATCAGGCGACACCGGCGTCAGGATCGGTGGCGGGGTCGGCAGGGGGCTCGCCGCTGTCATCGGCGGGAGCGGTGCCGTCGGCAGGCTTGGCCGGCGTTTTCTTGGCCTTGGCTGGCGCGGATTCCGCCCAGCCGGCGCCGACCATCTTGTCCGCGAGCTCTTCCGGCAGATCCACGTCGGAGCCTTCCGGGTGCGCTTCGCCGTTGATCATCAAGGCGCGTAAGAGACGAATCTTCATGGGGTGACTCCCAAAAGCAGACAGCCCGCTTCGAAAGCGGGCTGTCAGGGTTGGCCGAGGGCTGCGGATCAGGCGGTCAGGGCGTCGACCATGGCGGCGAACGACTCGGCGTGGCGTACGCTGAAGTCCGCGCTCTGGAAGGCGGTGACGCGCACCGCGCCGGTGGTGCTGTTGCTGTACGGATCCACCAAGATGTCCAGGCCGCCCCACAGGCCCATGATCAGGTCAGCAAAGTTGCCGTAGACGATGCCCGAGCACACGCCGTTGGCGGTGCCCTTGGTCAGGTTGCTCGGCACCTGGTTGGAGACCTCGATCTGGCTGCCCAGCGCGTCCCACACGCTGGTGCCATTGGTGCCGGAGAATTGCTGGGTTTTCTTCAACTTGCCGCGCACCTTGGTGTTGGTGAGGTAGCGCATGGCGCCGGCGTCGGCGTTGACGCTGGCCACTGCGCTTTCCAGGTCCACCAGATGGTCCCAGGTCGGCGCGGCGCCGTTGGTACCGCCGATGACCGCGCCGATGCCGGCGGTGTTCAGGATGCCGCGCGGCTGGTTGGCGGCGCCGCTGCCGTTGATGCCGGCCAAGTCGAGGCCCAGCGCCATCGAGCGCTGGATATCCATCTGGATGAAGGCCTCGATGTCGAGCGAGCTCTGCGTCAGCAGCAGGCGCGACACCTCGGTGAACGCGGCGATGGTTTTCGGGGTCAGCGCGACCTGGTCGAACGACGCGGCCGATTCGGTCGGCGCACCGTTTTCGGCCACCCAGTAGCAGGCCACGCCACCGGTCTGGCGCGGGATGGCGACGTTGCCGCTCAGGCCGGTCAAGCGGGTGATGCCCATATTGGTCAACGCCATACGATTGACCAGCAGGTCGATGAAGCTGCCGGTTTCCAGCTCGGTGGCAACGAGGTTGCCACCGGCGGTCGGGGTACCGACTACCAGGTCGCGCTTGAGCATGGGGCGCATCAGCTGGCGCATCACCACTTCATGCGGGATGGTGGCGGCGGCGCCCTTGCCCTTAGCGATCTGGCTGCGCTTGGCCGCTGCGGCGCGGCACGCTTCCATTTCGAACGCGGCCTCGGATGCCATGGTCGGGTCGGCAAGACCGGCGATCAGGCGACGGAAGGAAAAGCGTTCGGCTTCCTGGTTGGTCAGGCCTACCGACGGGTCTTCGTCGGCGCGCACCACGCCCGAGCCTTGGCGCTTGGACAGGTCGTCCAGCACGCCGGCGCGGAATTCGTTGACGGAAGTACCGGCGGCAACCGCGCGGGCTCCGGCATCGGCCATGCCGAACTGGGTGGCGATGGCGTTGATTTCGGCGATACGGCTGCGCTCGGCGGCGAGGATGTCGGATTCGTTCACTTGCACGGTCATTGTGCGGGTCTCCACGATGGATTGAGGTTCGTTGCTTGCGGGGGCGGCGGTCCTGTCTGCTTCCGACTCGGGCGCGGGCGGCGCGGCCGGGGCAAAGTCGTCAGCCGAGCGGCCGACTCCCACCGTGTCGTCGGCAGGGACAGACACGATGGAGATTTCATACGGTTCCCAGTCGGTGATGCGATAGGTTTCCGTGTCGTCTTTCTTGCTCTCGAGCTGATAACCGTGGATCTGGTAGCCGACCGACACCTTGCCCCGGATGCCGTCCTGTACGTCCTGCCAGATCTCTTCGGCACGCTCGCTCTTGCCGAAGCGCACCGTGGCGCGGCCGACGCCGTCGACTAACCGGACGTTTTCCACAACGCCGACCTGGTCGCGGGTGTTGTGATCCATCAGCAGCGGGGCGCGGTTGCCCAGCCGCCCCAAGCGCACGGCATCGGTCGAATGATCGAGAATCTCGATCCCCCACCAGCGCTCGTACGGCTCTTCGCTGGAAAACGACAGCTCGATGGTGCGGGCGTCGGTGTCCAGCTGCTCGGCGCGCACCTCAAAGTTCCGGTACGCCTTATTCGTCCTTGGCATCGTTCCCCCCTGATGCGGAAACGCCCGCTTTCGCGGGCGTGTTCATCTGTTTAATCCTGGCCAGTAGTGGTCCCCATTCGTCCAGGTCGCGCTCGAAGCGGCGGCGGAAATCCTGCGGGTCGACACCCATGCCGGTCAGCACGTCGGTCCACGTCGACAGGCCGTTTTCGATGGCCAGCACGGAAGCCTGCATGTCCTTGAGGGGATCCACCCAGGCCCAGCGACGGCCCTGCCAGCGGGCGTTGTCGAACTTGGCCAGCTTGGCCATCGGCAGGTTGAGTTGCCCGGACAGCATCGCCAGCGGCAGCCATTCGCTGTAGAGCGGCGACAGCACCGCGTCGATCAACCAGCTCTGCAGCGCCATCCATTCGTCGCGCTCCTCGAGCAGGCCGGCGCGGATGCTGGAGTAGTTGACGCCTTCCAGGTCACTGGCGAGGCCGTTGTACGACACCCCCAGCCCGGCCGAGATACCTCGCAGGCAGCTTTTGACGAACTGGCCGTACAGCGCGTGCGGGTAGTCCGGGTCGAAGCTCTTGAAGTCCCAACCGGCCGGCAGCGCCTCGAAGGTGCCGGGCTCGGCGTCGGTGATCAGGTTGCCGGCCGTGTCCGCCGTACCGATGCCGTGCCCGTCCGGCGCGTCTTCACTCTGGGTAAAGAAACCCATCTTGGCCGCGCCGACACGGGCGGCGGTGACGGCGGCTTCCTCGTAGCCGGCAAGCATGTTCAGCCGTAGCATGCCGGTGGTCATCCACGGCACGCCGCGCTGCTGGCCGATTTCCAGCGGCAGGAATACATGCCAGATTTCGTCGGCTGGGATGCGCTTGTGCAGGGGGCCGTAGCTGGAGGGCTGGCGCAGGTGATAGGCCTGCGCCGCGCCCCACTCATCGACCTCGACGCCCATCACGATGCGCTTCTGCTCGGACAGTTGGCTGTTGAGCGCTTCGTCCAGCAGGCTCGGATCGATCAGCTGCAGCTGGTAGCCAAACGGGCCGCGGCCCTTGACGCGGCGGATCAGCACCTCGCCGTCGCGTGCCAGCGTTTCCACCAGCACGCGACACAGCGTCAGGAAGCTGTGCTGGCCGGTGACTTCGCAGCTGCCGCGCTTGGCCCAGCGCCAGAACGCGGCCTCGATATAGTTACTGTCCTGTTCGTCGATCGTGCCGTCGGGCCTGGGCGCCTGGACCTGCAGGCCGAAGCCTTCCGGGCCGACGATGTTGCGCACCGCCATGCGGACGAAGCTACGGGCGTAGTCATTGTTGCGCGCCAGATCGCGCGAGCGCGCCCGCAGTGCCTTGAGGCCGCGCTGCAGGTCCTGGTTGACCGTGGTCGGCGAGGCCGACCAGCTGGCGGTCAGGCGCGAGGCCTGCGCAGCCGAAAAGCCGCGCTTGTGCACTTCGGGCGGCGGCGTGGGCTTGCTGCCGAAGAGTCGTTTTATCCAGTTCATCAGAAGCTCACCCTCACGCGCTGGTTCGGCCGGAAGCCTTCAGCTGCCTCCAGTCGGGCCACTTCACGCTGCCAGAAGCTCACTTGCTGCAGCAGGTCGGCGCTGTCGCGGTAGGTCATGACGCGGTCCTTGATGCGGTACTCCTTGACCACCGCGTTGCCGCCGGCGAGGTAGGCCTTCTGGGCGGCACGAACGGCCGCCAAACAGTCGCGGGCATGGGTCAGATCTGCTGACGGTACGGGCATGGCGGTTTCTCCTGGTCATCACCACCGGTTGGTAAAGCCACCGCGTCGGGGCTGGACGCGCGGCTTCTGCGGGGCATGAAAATCCCCGCGCTCGGCGGGGTGGGTTTCGGGTTGGTCCGGCGGGGCCGCCGGGGTGGTCGGCGGCGGCGCGGCGAACAGGTCGTGGTTCGGGGGCTGGACGACCGCCTCCAGTTTTTCCCACATCTTGTCGGTGTAGCGGTGCAGGTCCAGCATCTGCGCGGCAAACATGGCGTAGATGGTGCAGTCCAGCGCCTCGTTGCGCTTGCCGTTGGGTTTGACCCAGCGGTACTGGTCGCCGCTCTGCGTCTTGGCCAGCACGCGGTATTCGGCTGTCAGCTGCTCGTAGAACCCGTCCGGCAAGTCGCGGCTGAAGTGCATCGCGCCGGGGCCGGCGTCGGCGATCTGCAGGCGGCCGTGTAGCAGGTCCTTTGCGGTATCCGTGCCGACCAGCCACAGCTTGACGCCACGTTTGACCACCTTGCCGCGCCAGTTGACGTCTTGTGCCGAGCTGCGCCCCTTGATCGGCTTGCCCTGTTGCGAGTCGCCCTTGACCGCGTAGATCTTGCGGCGCACGCGCTGGCGGCAGAAGTTGTACGCCTGGTGGGTGAAGTGGCCGCCGGTGTCCACCGCGGACGCCTCGATGTTCAGCACGTTGCCGCTGACGTGACGGAAGCCAGTCTGCAGGTAGCTGTCGAGCTTGTCCCACTCGGTTTCGTCGGCCGGGTTGGCGTGGATCTGCATGTAGTCCACCGCCCAGGTTTCCTCGCCACGCCCGACCGCCCACACGACCACTTCGAAGCGGTCGTGCTGCACGTCGACACCGGCGACTAGCACCAGGCCGCCCATCGGCACGGTGCGCAGCGGGTAGTTTTCGGCCCGCGATGCCAGCGCCTGCGAGTCGGTCTTTTCGACGTCCTCTTCCCAGGTCTCGCCCAGCGTGGTGTTGACGAAGGTCTTGAGCTTGGAGTTGTCGCCGGTCTTGGCCTTTTCCGCCGCCGCCATGAATTCGCGCACGATGCCTGCCCAGCTGGCTTGCGGACTGTACGCGGTCCAGACATGGAAGGCGACGTGTTCGGGCGTCTCGACAGGATTGCCCACCGGACCGAAGAAGCACAGGCCGTCTTCGGTCCAGTTGCCACATTCGCCAATCCAGCGGTTGGTGCGCCACACGGTGAGGTAATCGGCCTGGGTAAACAGCGCGCCGCATTCGCTGCACACGTGCGCGACCGTTTCCGGGTTGTTGTCCACCCACTTGAAGCCGTAACGCTTGTCCTTGCCGCCCCACTGCAGCGGGATCCACTCGTTGCAGTGCGGGCAGCGGATGTGAAACTTCAGCCGGATGGCGGCCAGCGCCACCCGGTCTTCGATGTTGGAAAACCCCTTCAGCTTGGGGGTGGTGCCGATCACCATCTTGGGGAAAGTCGCGCCCTCGGTGCGCTTCTTCGCTAGGGTGAACGGGTCGCCTTCTTTTTCGACGTCGCGGTCGAATGCGTCGGCCTCGTCGAGGAAGCCGGTGTCGATCGAGATGCGGCGGTAGTTCTTGGCGGCCTTACCGCCTTTGGTGAACAGGATGCTGTCGACGAACTTTTTCTGCTTGAGCGTATTGCTCTTGTGCCGCGCCAAGTACTGCGGAAAAACTGACCGCATGATGGTCACGTCGCGCAGCATCGGCTCGAGCTCGGTTTTGACGAAGTCGTCGCTGTCGTCGTCGGTCGGCTGCCAGATCGCCTGGTTGCGGCGCTTGTGTTCGGCGAAGTAACCCATCGCCGCCAGGATCATCTTGGTGTAACCCACGCGGGCGGACTTGATGAAGTCGACCTCGCGAATTTCGTCGTTGCTGATGGCGTTCATCAGCGCCACCTGGAACGGGTAGGCCTCCCATTTCTGTTCCACGTATGACGATTCCGCCGACAGGTAGAAGTGCTTCTCGGCCCATTCCGACAGCGTCAGCGGATCAGGCGCCCCCATCGGGGTCAGGCCCCGCTGAATGGCCCTCAGAATCTCGCTCCTGTCCATCGAGTTCGTCCCAGTTGAATTCCACCGACGCAGCCAGATTGCGCGCTGTGATGATTTCCCGTGTGATGAAGTCCAGATCCTTGGTGCTGATCGTGTCCG
This DNA window, taken from Crenobacter cavernae, encodes the following:
- a CDS encoding tape measure protein, whose protein sequence is MTAQARAQIEVGVVDKATARLRDINKAFAGLKANAYISRAAKGLKELGKEMGLGRVAESVGRVKDAVGDTVGVLGRYAAAGGVAAVVAGGIVGGMVNTASEFERFESVLETLEGTQAKAAKSMDWVSDFAAKTPYELAEVTDSFVKLRAYGIDPIKGDQLRTLGDTAAAMSKPVMQAVEAIADAVTGENERLKEFGIKASKVGKSFVYEYTDKNGKQRKAKAGSENRDQIRETLNSIWNEKYSGAMDRMSKTWSGMVSNLKDQWARFQMMVMKAGVFDWLKDKLQGFLAKVDTMAANGTLQAWAEDVGTRMKEAFVGIWEAGQQFAEFVVELKDMLGGWKNLMIAVGAVLAGPLLMALVSLTGAVWSLGVALYATPVGWAVAALAAIAAAAVALYMNWDKVVSWVGDLLGVFRGDWGATFDALKTLFLNFTPLGWMIQAIAPLSPYLQAAWDWIKGVFAAGFELLKFAFLNFTPLGWMIQALEPLKAYVGQVFDWIADKLSWMRDAASAIGNAISSSDGGPSAGRYGVPTRQSAAPPARPSALPAGGGSQVVTKDAAVKVVFENMPSGAKAVPVKNDGVKLTVQQGYYSPTSS
- a CDS encoding phage tail assembly protein, whose amino-acid sequence is MEVYELEEPIAFGKGEPITELKLRKPVAGDWRGCKMEIDLGGNLVFDVDTVLTVASRITGHSRPALAEMSQSDLTQVGAIIMGFSAPGRTTGNAS
- a CDS encoding phage tail tube protein, with protein sequence MAKQDRRGGIIYVKQDGVQYDAKGNFTYNLGRPKREAIVGADSVHGYKETPQVAFIEGEITDNRGLDLDKLVTGEGVTVTLELANGKVISLAEAWYAAEGTGNTDEGNLPVRWESRQQGQEIK
- a CDS encoding phage tail sheath subtilisin-like domain-containing protein: MTIGFNNIPKNLRTPGSYTEFDNSNAVRGLAQMPYRTLLIGQKLAAGTVAANVPTPVTNAAQVAALAGAGSQLDAMAKKWFANNDTAETWLIALNDDGAAVAATATITITGTATAAGTLSLYIGGQLVRVAVALNDTASAIATKAAAAINAATGLTVTAGAVGAVVTLTARNKGLVGNDCDVRVNYRATEEALPAGVTVVIVPFANGTANPVLTSALAALGDIQYHVILMPYTDAASLAALETELADRWGPLRQIEGMVFVAAAGTHAAINTIGNSRNSPFLCLAGAPKFPNQPMEVAAAVAANVAFYAAIDPARPFTTLVLKDILAPAEKDRLTRAERNLHLFDGVSTLMVDAGGNVVIERLITTYQVNAFGGEDPSYLNINIPLTLGFLRYDWRSYITRKYPRHKVGDDGNKFGAGQPILTPLGLKAEAVARFQVWQDAALVENLEQFRDDTFAERNSADPDRLDILMVPDLVNQLMVIANKVMFIR
- a CDS encoding DUF2635 domain-containing protein is translated as MTTVVLKPASPGLRVLDPVTLSPLPDDGVEVELNSHWQRRLNDGDVVIAEQAEPAKKGAAK
- a CDS encoding head-tail joining protein, whose translation is MFTEDLTPFFADFGETVSLGVGPLKAIFDNGHQAASLLGVEFESRNPVLYVKTADLPADAHDMPVTVRGVEYEVINVEPDGSGLTVLQLRRLR
- a CDS encoding phage major capsid protein, with product MPRTNKAYRNFEVRAEQLDTDARTIELSFSSEEPYERWWGIEILDHSTDAVRLGRLGNRAPLLMDHNTRDQVGVVENVRLVDGVGRATVRFGKSERAEEIWQDVQDGIRGKVSVGYQIHGYQLESKKDDTETYRITDWEPYEISIVSVPADDTVGVGRSADDFAPAAPPAPESEADRTAAPASNEPQSIVETRTMTVQVNESDILAAERSRIAEINAIATQFGMADAGARAVAAGTSVNEFRAGVLDDLSKRQGSGVVRADEDPSVGLTNQEAERFSFRRLIAGLADPTMASEAAFEMEACRAAAAKRSQIAKGKGAAATIPHEVVMRQLMRPMLKRDLVVGTPTAGGNLVATELETGSFIDLLVNRMALTNMGITRLTGLSGNVAIPRQTGGVACYWVAENGAPTESAASFDQVALTPKTIAAFTEVSRLLLTQSSLDIEAFIQMDIQRSMALGLDLAGINGSGAANQPRGILNTAGIGAVIGGTNGAAPTWDHLVDLESAVASVNADAGAMRYLTNTKVRGKLKKTQQFSGTNGTSVWDALGSQIEVSNQVPSNLTKGTANGVCSGIVYGNFADLIMGLWGGLDILVDPYSNSTTGAVRVTAFQSADFSVRHAESFAAMVDALTA
- a CDS encoding phage portal protein, with product MNWIKRLFGSKPTPPPEVHKRGFSAAQASRLTASWSASPTTVNQDLQRGLKALRARSRDLARNNDYARSFVRMAVRNIVGPEGFGLQVQAPRPDGTIDEQDSNYIEAAFWRWAKRGSCEVTGQHSFLTLCRVLVETLARDGEVLIRRVKGRGPFGYQLQLIDPSLLDEALNSQLSEQKRIVMGVEVDEWGAAQAYHLRQPSSYGPLHKRIPADEIWHVFLPLEIGQQRGVPWMTTGMLRLNMLAGYEEAAVTAARVGAAKMGFFTQSEDAPDGHGIGTADTAGNLITDAEPGTFEALPAGWDFKSFDPDYPHALYGQFVKSCLRGISAGLGVSYNGLASDLEGVNYSSIRAGLLEERDEWMALQSWLIDAVLSPLYSEWLPLAMLSGQLNLPMAKLAKFDNARWQGRRWAWVDPLKDMQASVLAIENGLSTWTDVLTGMGVDPQDFRRRFERDLDEWGPLLARIKQMNTPAKAGVSASGGNDAKDE
- a CDS encoding phage terminase large subunit family protein is translated as MGAPDPLTLSEWAEKHFYLSAESSYVEQKWEAYPFQVALMNAISNDEIREVDFIKSARVGYTKMILAAMGYFAEHKRRNQAIWQPTDDDSDDFVKTELEPMLRDVTIMRSVFPQYLARHKSNTLKQKKFVDSILFTKGGKAAKNYRRISIDTGFLDEADAFDRDVEKEGDPFTLAKKRTEGATFPKMVIGTTPKLKGFSNIEDRVALAAIRLKFHIRCPHCNEWIPLQWGGKDKRYGFKWVDNNPETVAHVCSECGALFTQADYLTVWRTNRWIGECGNWTEDGLCFFGPVGNPVETPEHVAFHVWTAYSPQASWAGIVREFMAAAEKAKTGDNSKLKTFVNTTLGETWEEDVEKTDSQALASRAENYPLRTVPMGGLVLVAGVDVQHDRFEVVVWAVGRGEETWAVDYMQIHANPADETEWDKLDSYLQTGFRHVSGNVLNIEASAVDTGGHFTHQAYNFCRQRVRRKIYAVKGDSQQGKPIKGRSSAQDVNWRGKVVKRGVKLWLVGTDTAKDLLHGRLQIADAGPGAMHFSRDLPDGFYEQLTAEYRVLAKTQSGDQYRWVKPNGKRNEALDCTIYAMFAAQMLDLHRYTDKMWEKLEAVVQPPNHDLFAAPPPTTPAAPPDQPETHPAERGDFHAPQKPRVQPRRGGFTNRW